ACAGTGGTCAGTCCGGAGGCAAAATACAATCCAGCTCCGATCAGTAGCCCGATAGCGGAGACCATCCAAATCGAGGCAGCAGTATTCAATCCCTTAACGGTCAGTCCGAATTTCATGATAGCGCCTGCGCAAAGAAAACCGACACCTGAAACTACCTGAGCCGCAATCCGAGACGGATCCCCTCCCACAACGGAATAATATTCCGGAATATAAATGGAAAGGAGCATAAGAACTGTAGAAGCAAGACCGATCAGGATATGAGTCCTAAATCCAGCTCCATGATTCTTTCCTTCTCGGTTCCAGCCGATCGCCCCAGCATATACGATCACAACGGAAATACGCAAAAGGACTGTAGCCGAGTTTATGCTCTTCGAGTTTACTACATTCTGAAATTGGTCCAGTATCTCTTGGAAAGACATTCTTCTTTATAAAGATCTAATTCGA
Above is a window of Leptospira semungkisensis DNA encoding:
- a CDS encoding MgtC/SapB family protein, producing the protein MSFQEILDQFQNVVNSKSINSATVLLRISVVIVYAGAIGWNREGKNHGAGFRTHILIGLASTVLMLLSIYIPEYYSVVGGDPSRIAAQVVSGVGFLCAGAIMKFGLTVKGLNTAASIWMVSAIGLLIGAGLYFASGLTTVATLIILIVFDSIEEKYFGKYEYKVLVLDLKQKKFHRKGFRELLLRNKLRLVSESFMQDYQTKSIQIKLTISVPREFDVLKIVDEIRGLADVTKISIESN